The following proteins are co-located in the Silene latifolia isolate original U9 population chromosome 1, ASM4854445v1, whole genome shotgun sequence genome:
- the LOC141601445 gene encoding uncharacterized protein LOC141601445 isoform X2: MEARGKGTVTSLSSLFPAEEAQKAAQRVKDNITEKYKELDNLHSFVNDNTSLINLVNRLPDELHHQIMVPFGKAAFFPGRLVHTNEFMVLLGEGYFAERSAKQTADILKRRGNMLDSEVDSLKSVIEDLKTEASFFDKTAEEAAEGLVEIREEYIDDDDDDGGEEGFEESMSNSVQGQENSNAPNVSVADSATGVIDDQEYARMMARFDELEKEELELEDIEHQDEDKYDEDLDTQDKEHSDGRSYGNVFSDVSHPEVAATSNQKNSSWLPIRKDESSFTKALPQTLVGKSVVENVPTVLKTSVQPVSKSKPKVGASMSNQDAGSLMSRQAINSLKAFSGSIVERTVDVPTNSKKETTSQEPSKPISRFKMQRKGGQI, from the exons ATGGAAGCACGGGGTAAGGGAACAGTGACATCATTGTCATCGCTGTTCCCGGCTGAGGAAGCTCAGAAAGCTGCACAGCGCGTGAAGGACAATATCACCGAGAAGTATAAGGAGCTTGACAACCTTCACAGCTTTGTCAATGACAATACCAGCCTAATCAACTTAGTGAACCGCCTTCCTGATGAACTGCATCACCAGATTATG GTTCCGTTCGGGAAAGCTGCATTCTTTCCAGGTCGATTGGTTCACACAAACGAATTTAtg GTTCTCTTAGGTGAGGGCTATTTTGCTGAAAGATCAGCCAAACAAACTGCCGACATTCTTAAGAGAAGAGGAAATATGTTGGATTCTGAAGTTGATTCACTTAAATCTGTGATTGAAGATCTCAAAACCGAGGCTTCATTTTTTGACAAGACAGCCGAGGAAGCTGCA GAGGGTCTTGTGGAAATCAGAGAGGAATATATTGATGATGACGACGATGATGGTGGTGAAGAAGGTTTTGAAGAAAGTATGTCAAATTCAG TTCAAGGCCAAGAAAATTCAAATGCACCTAATGTGTCTGTAGCGGATAGTGCAACTGGAGTAATTGATGACCAAGAATATGCTCGTATGATGGCTAGATTTGATGAGCTTGAGAAAGAAGAACTTGAATTAGAAGATATTGAACATCAGGATGAAGATAAATATGATGAAGATCTTGATACTCAG GACAAAGAGCATTCAGATGGAAGGTCTTATGGCAATGTGTTCTCTGATGTTTCTCATCCAGAAGTTGCTGCGACATCAAAT CAGAAAAATTCGAGTTGGCTGCCAATACGTAAAG ATGAGTCCTCTTTTACGAaagctttaccacaaacccttgTGGGTAAATCAGTTGTTGAAAATGTTCCAACTGTGTTGAAGACCAGTGTTCAGCCAGTATCAAAGTCAAAACCCAAG GTTGGTGCCTCGATGTCTAATCAAGATGCTGGAAGTCTAATGTCAAGGCAAGCTATCAATAGTCTGAAG GCCTTCAGTGGCTCAATCGTAGAGAGGACGGTTGATGTGCCAACTAACTCCAAGAAAGAGACTACTAGTCAGGAG CCTTCAAAACCGATTTCGAGGTTTAAGATGCAGAGGAAAGGCGGTCAAATCTGA
- the LOC141601445 gene encoding uncharacterized protein LOC141601445 isoform X7 has translation MEARGKGTVTSLSSLFPAEEAQKAAQRVKDNITEKYKELDNLHSFVNDNTSLINLVNRLPDELHHQIMVPFGKAAFFPGRLVHTNEFMVLLGEGYFAERSAKQTADILKRRGNMLDSEVDSLKSVIEDLKTEASFFDKTAEEAAEGLVEIREEYIDDDDDDGGEEGFEEIQGQENSNAPNVSVADSATGVIDDQEYARMMARFDELEKEELELEDIEHQDEDKYDEDLDTQDKEHSDGRSYGNVFSDVSHPEVAATSNQKNSSWLPIRKDESSFTKALPQTLVGKSVVENVPTVLKTSVQPVSKSKPKVGASMSNQDAGSLMSRQAINSLKAFSGSIVERTVDVPTNSKKETTSQEPSKPISRFKMQRKGGQI, from the exons ATGGAAGCACGGGGTAAGGGAACAGTGACATCATTGTCATCGCTGTTCCCGGCTGAGGAAGCTCAGAAAGCTGCACAGCGCGTGAAGGACAATATCACCGAGAAGTATAAGGAGCTTGACAACCTTCACAGCTTTGTCAATGACAATACCAGCCTAATCAACTTAGTGAACCGCCTTCCTGATGAACTGCATCACCAGATTATG GTTCCGTTCGGGAAAGCTGCATTCTTTCCAGGTCGATTGGTTCACACAAACGAATTTAtg GTTCTCTTAGGTGAGGGCTATTTTGCTGAAAGATCAGCCAAACAAACTGCCGACATTCTTAAGAGAAGAGGAAATATGTTGGATTCTGAAGTTGATTCACTTAAATCTGTGATTGAAGATCTCAAAACCGAGGCTTCATTTTTTGACAAGACAGCCGAGGAAGCTGCA GAGGGTCTTGTGGAAATCAGAGAGGAATATATTGATGATGACGACGATGATGGTGGTGAAGAAGGTTTTGAAGAAA TTCAAGGCCAAGAAAATTCAAATGCACCTAATGTGTCTGTAGCGGATAGTGCAACTGGAGTAATTGATGACCAAGAATATGCTCGTATGATGGCTAGATTTGATGAGCTTGAGAAAGAAGAACTTGAATTAGAAGATATTGAACATCAGGATGAAGATAAATATGATGAAGATCTTGATACTCAG GACAAAGAGCATTCAGATGGAAGGTCTTATGGCAATGTGTTCTCTGATGTTTCTCATCCAGAAGTTGCTGCGACATCAAAT CAGAAAAATTCGAGTTGGCTGCCAATACGTAAAG ATGAGTCCTCTTTTACGAaagctttaccacaaacccttgTGGGTAAATCAGTTGTTGAAAATGTTCCAACTGTGTTGAAGACCAGTGTTCAGCCAGTATCAAAGTCAAAACCCAAG GTTGGTGCCTCGATGTCTAATCAAGATGCTGGAAGTCTAATGTCAAGGCAAGCTATCAATAGTCTGAAG GCCTTCAGTGGCTCAATCGTAGAGAGGACGGTTGATGTGCCAACTAACTCCAAGAAAGAGACTACTAGTCAGGAG CCTTCAAAACCGATTTCGAGGTTTAAGATGCAGAGGAAAGGCGGTCAAATCTGA
- the LOC141601445 gene encoding uncharacterized protein LOC141601445 isoform X8: MEARGKGTVTSLSSLFPAEEAQKAAQRVKDNITEKYKELDNLHSFVNDNTSLINLVNRLPDELHHQIMVPFGKAAFFPGRLVHTNEFMVLLGEGYFAERSAKQTADILKRRGNMLDSEVDSLKSVIEDLKTEASFFDKTAEEAAEGLVEIREEYIDDDDDDGGEEGFEEIQGQENSNAPNVSVADSATGVIDDQEYARMMARFDELEKEELELEDIEHQDEDKYDEDLDTQDKEHSDGRSYGNVFSDVSHPEVAATSNKNSSWLPIRKDESSFTKALPQTLVGKSVVENVPTVLKTSVQPVSKSKPKVGASMSNQDAGSLMSRQAINSLKAFSGSIVERTVDVPTNSKKETTSQEPSKPISRFKMQRKGGQI; the protein is encoded by the exons ATGGAAGCACGGGGTAAGGGAACAGTGACATCATTGTCATCGCTGTTCCCGGCTGAGGAAGCTCAGAAAGCTGCACAGCGCGTGAAGGACAATATCACCGAGAAGTATAAGGAGCTTGACAACCTTCACAGCTTTGTCAATGACAATACCAGCCTAATCAACTTAGTGAACCGCCTTCCTGATGAACTGCATCACCAGATTATG GTTCCGTTCGGGAAAGCTGCATTCTTTCCAGGTCGATTGGTTCACACAAACGAATTTAtg GTTCTCTTAGGTGAGGGCTATTTTGCTGAAAGATCAGCCAAACAAACTGCCGACATTCTTAAGAGAAGAGGAAATATGTTGGATTCTGAAGTTGATTCACTTAAATCTGTGATTGAAGATCTCAAAACCGAGGCTTCATTTTTTGACAAGACAGCCGAGGAAGCTGCA GAGGGTCTTGTGGAAATCAGAGAGGAATATATTGATGATGACGACGATGATGGTGGTGAAGAAGGTTTTGAAGAAA TTCAAGGCCAAGAAAATTCAAATGCACCTAATGTGTCTGTAGCGGATAGTGCAACTGGAGTAATTGATGACCAAGAATATGCTCGTATGATGGCTAGATTTGATGAGCTTGAGAAAGAAGAACTTGAATTAGAAGATATTGAACATCAGGATGAAGATAAATATGATGAAGATCTTGATACTCAG GACAAAGAGCATTCAGATGGAAGGTCTTATGGCAATGTGTTCTCTGATGTTTCTCATCCAGAAGTTGCTGCGACATCAAAT AAAAATTCGAGTTGGCTGCCAATACGTAAAG ATGAGTCCTCTTTTACGAaagctttaccacaaacccttgTGGGTAAATCAGTTGTTGAAAATGTTCCAACTGTGTTGAAGACCAGTGTTCAGCCAGTATCAAAGTCAAAACCCAAG GTTGGTGCCTCGATGTCTAATCAAGATGCTGGAAGTCTAATGTCAAGGCAAGCTATCAATAGTCTGAAG GCCTTCAGTGGCTCAATCGTAGAGAGGACGGTTGATGTGCCAACTAACTCCAAGAAAGAGACTACTAGTCAGGAG CCTTCAAAACCGATTTCGAGGTTTAAGATGCAGAGGAAAGGCGGTCAAATCTGA
- the LOC141601445 gene encoding uncharacterized protein LOC141601445 isoform X1 — translation MEARGKGTVTSLSSLFPAEEAQKAAQRVKDNITEKYKELDNLHSFVNDNTSLINLVNRLPDELHHQIMVPFGKAAFFPGRLVHTNEFMVLLGEGYFAERSAKQTADILKRRGNMLDSEVDSLKSVIEDLKTEASFFDKTAEEAAEGLVEIREEYIDDDDDDGGEEGFEESMSNSVQGQENSNAPNVSVADSATGVIDDQEYARMMARFDELEKEELELEDIEHQDEDKYDEDLDTQDKEHSDGRSYGNVFSDVSHPEVAATSNQKNSSWLPIRKADESSFTKALPQTLVGKSVVENVPTVLKTSVQPVSKSKPKVGASMSNQDAGSLMSRQAINSLKAFSGSIVERTVDVPTNSKKETTSQEPSKPISRFKMQRKGGQI, via the exons ATGGAAGCACGGGGTAAGGGAACAGTGACATCATTGTCATCGCTGTTCCCGGCTGAGGAAGCTCAGAAAGCTGCACAGCGCGTGAAGGACAATATCACCGAGAAGTATAAGGAGCTTGACAACCTTCACAGCTTTGTCAATGACAATACCAGCCTAATCAACTTAGTGAACCGCCTTCCTGATGAACTGCATCACCAGATTATG GTTCCGTTCGGGAAAGCTGCATTCTTTCCAGGTCGATTGGTTCACACAAACGAATTTAtg GTTCTCTTAGGTGAGGGCTATTTTGCTGAAAGATCAGCCAAACAAACTGCCGACATTCTTAAGAGAAGAGGAAATATGTTGGATTCTGAAGTTGATTCACTTAAATCTGTGATTGAAGATCTCAAAACCGAGGCTTCATTTTTTGACAAGACAGCCGAGGAAGCTGCA GAGGGTCTTGTGGAAATCAGAGAGGAATATATTGATGATGACGACGATGATGGTGGTGAAGAAGGTTTTGAAGAAAGTATGTCAAATTCAG TTCAAGGCCAAGAAAATTCAAATGCACCTAATGTGTCTGTAGCGGATAGTGCAACTGGAGTAATTGATGACCAAGAATATGCTCGTATGATGGCTAGATTTGATGAGCTTGAGAAAGAAGAACTTGAATTAGAAGATATTGAACATCAGGATGAAGATAAATATGATGAAGATCTTGATACTCAG GACAAAGAGCATTCAGATGGAAGGTCTTATGGCAATGTGTTCTCTGATGTTTCTCATCCAGAAGTTGCTGCGACATCAAAT CAGAAAAATTCGAGTTGGCTGCCAATACGTAAAG cAGATGAGTCCTCTTTTACGAaagctttaccacaaacccttgTGGGTAAATCAGTTGTTGAAAATGTTCCAACTGTGTTGAAGACCAGTGTTCAGCCAGTATCAAAGTCAAAACCCAAG GTTGGTGCCTCGATGTCTAATCAAGATGCTGGAAGTCTAATGTCAAGGCAAGCTATCAATAGTCTGAAG GCCTTCAGTGGCTCAATCGTAGAGAGGACGGTTGATGTGCCAACTAACTCCAAGAAAGAGACTACTAGTCAGGAG CCTTCAAAACCGATTTCGAGGTTTAAGATGCAGAGGAAAGGCGGTCAAATCTGA
- the LOC141601445 gene encoding uncharacterized protein LOC141601445 isoform X5, which produces MEARGKGTVTSLSSLFPAEEAQKAAQRVKDNITEKYKELDNLHSFVNDNTSLINLVNRLPDELHHQIMVPFGKAAFFPGRLVHTNEFMVLLGEGYFAERSAKQTADILKRRGNMLDSEVDSLKSVIEDLKTEASFFDKTAEEAAEGLVEIREEYIDDDDDDGGEEGFEESMSNSVQGQENSNAPNVSVADSATGVIDDQEYARMMARFDELEKEELELEDIEHQDEDKYDEDLDTQDKEHSDGRSYGNVFSDVSHPEVAATSNKNSSWLPIRKDESSFTKALPQTLVGKSVVENVPTVLKTSVQPVSKSKPKVGASMSNQDAGSLMSRQAINSLKAFSGSIVERTVDVPTNSKKETTSQEPSKPISRFKMQRKGGQI; this is translated from the exons ATGGAAGCACGGGGTAAGGGAACAGTGACATCATTGTCATCGCTGTTCCCGGCTGAGGAAGCTCAGAAAGCTGCACAGCGCGTGAAGGACAATATCACCGAGAAGTATAAGGAGCTTGACAACCTTCACAGCTTTGTCAATGACAATACCAGCCTAATCAACTTAGTGAACCGCCTTCCTGATGAACTGCATCACCAGATTATG GTTCCGTTCGGGAAAGCTGCATTCTTTCCAGGTCGATTGGTTCACACAAACGAATTTAtg GTTCTCTTAGGTGAGGGCTATTTTGCTGAAAGATCAGCCAAACAAACTGCCGACATTCTTAAGAGAAGAGGAAATATGTTGGATTCTGAAGTTGATTCACTTAAATCTGTGATTGAAGATCTCAAAACCGAGGCTTCATTTTTTGACAAGACAGCCGAGGAAGCTGCA GAGGGTCTTGTGGAAATCAGAGAGGAATATATTGATGATGACGACGATGATGGTGGTGAAGAAGGTTTTGAAGAAAGTATGTCAAATTCAG TTCAAGGCCAAGAAAATTCAAATGCACCTAATGTGTCTGTAGCGGATAGTGCAACTGGAGTAATTGATGACCAAGAATATGCTCGTATGATGGCTAGATTTGATGAGCTTGAGAAAGAAGAACTTGAATTAGAAGATATTGAACATCAGGATGAAGATAAATATGATGAAGATCTTGATACTCAG GACAAAGAGCATTCAGATGGAAGGTCTTATGGCAATGTGTTCTCTGATGTTTCTCATCCAGAAGTTGCTGCGACATCAAAT AAAAATTCGAGTTGGCTGCCAATACGTAAAG ATGAGTCCTCTTTTACGAaagctttaccacaaacccttgTGGGTAAATCAGTTGTTGAAAATGTTCCAACTGTGTTGAAGACCAGTGTTCAGCCAGTATCAAAGTCAAAACCCAAG GTTGGTGCCTCGATGTCTAATCAAGATGCTGGAAGTCTAATGTCAAGGCAAGCTATCAATAGTCTGAAG GCCTTCAGTGGCTCAATCGTAGAGAGGACGGTTGATGTGCCAACTAACTCCAAGAAAGAGACTACTAGTCAGGAG CCTTCAAAACCGATTTCGAGGTTTAAGATGCAGAGGAAAGGCGGTCAAATCTGA
- the LOC141601445 gene encoding uncharacterized protein LOC141601445 isoform X3: MEARGKGTVTSLSSLFPAEEAQKAAQRVKDNITEKYKELDNLHSFVNDNTSLINLVNRLPDELHHQIMVPFGKAAFFPGRLVHTNEFMVLLGEGYFAERSAKQTADILKRRGNMLDSEVDSLKSVIEDLKTEASFFDKTAEEAAEGLVEIREEYIDDDDDDGGEEGFEESMSNSVQGQENSNAPNVSVADSATGVIDDQEYARMMARFDELEKEELELEDIEHQDEDKYDEDLDTQDKEHSDGRSYGNVFSDVSHPEVAATSNQKNSSWLPIRKADESSFTKALPQTLVGKSVVENVPTVLKTSVQPVSKSKPKVGASMSNQDAGSLMSRQAINSLKAFSGSIVERTVDVPTNSKKETTSQPSKPISRFKMQRKGGQI; the protein is encoded by the exons ATGGAAGCACGGGGTAAGGGAACAGTGACATCATTGTCATCGCTGTTCCCGGCTGAGGAAGCTCAGAAAGCTGCACAGCGCGTGAAGGACAATATCACCGAGAAGTATAAGGAGCTTGACAACCTTCACAGCTTTGTCAATGACAATACCAGCCTAATCAACTTAGTGAACCGCCTTCCTGATGAACTGCATCACCAGATTATG GTTCCGTTCGGGAAAGCTGCATTCTTTCCAGGTCGATTGGTTCACACAAACGAATTTAtg GTTCTCTTAGGTGAGGGCTATTTTGCTGAAAGATCAGCCAAACAAACTGCCGACATTCTTAAGAGAAGAGGAAATATGTTGGATTCTGAAGTTGATTCACTTAAATCTGTGATTGAAGATCTCAAAACCGAGGCTTCATTTTTTGACAAGACAGCCGAGGAAGCTGCA GAGGGTCTTGTGGAAATCAGAGAGGAATATATTGATGATGACGACGATGATGGTGGTGAAGAAGGTTTTGAAGAAAGTATGTCAAATTCAG TTCAAGGCCAAGAAAATTCAAATGCACCTAATGTGTCTGTAGCGGATAGTGCAACTGGAGTAATTGATGACCAAGAATATGCTCGTATGATGGCTAGATTTGATGAGCTTGAGAAAGAAGAACTTGAATTAGAAGATATTGAACATCAGGATGAAGATAAATATGATGAAGATCTTGATACTCAG GACAAAGAGCATTCAGATGGAAGGTCTTATGGCAATGTGTTCTCTGATGTTTCTCATCCAGAAGTTGCTGCGACATCAAAT CAGAAAAATTCGAGTTGGCTGCCAATACGTAAAG cAGATGAGTCCTCTTTTACGAaagctttaccacaaacccttgTGGGTAAATCAGTTGTTGAAAATGTTCCAACTGTGTTGAAGACCAGTGTTCAGCCAGTATCAAAGTCAAAACCCAAG GTTGGTGCCTCGATGTCTAATCAAGATGCTGGAAGTCTAATGTCAAGGCAAGCTATCAATAGTCTGAAG GCCTTCAGTGGCTCAATCGTAGAGAGGACGGTTGATGTGCCAACTAACTCCAAGAAAGAGACTACTAGT CAGCCTTCAAAACCGATTTCGAGGTTTAAGATGCAGAGGAAAGGCGGTCAAATCTGA
- the LOC141601445 gene encoding uncharacterized protein LOC141601445 isoform X4 encodes MEARGKGTVTSLSSLFPAEEAQKAAQRVKDNITEKYKELDNLHSFVNDNTSLINLVNRLPDELHHQIMVPFGKAAFFPGRLVHTNEFMVLLGEGYFAERSAKQTADILKRRGNMLDSEVDSLKSVIEDLKTEASFFDKTAEEAAEGLVEIREEYIDDDDDDGGEEGFEESMSNSVQGQENSNAPNVSVADSATGVIDDQEYARMMARFDELEKEELELEDIEHQDEDKYDEDLDTQDKEHSDGRSYGNVFSDVSHPEVAATSNKNSSWLPIRKADESSFTKALPQTLVGKSVVENVPTVLKTSVQPVSKSKPKVGASMSNQDAGSLMSRQAINSLKAFSGSIVERTVDVPTNSKKETTSQEPSKPISRFKMQRKGGQI; translated from the exons ATGGAAGCACGGGGTAAGGGAACAGTGACATCATTGTCATCGCTGTTCCCGGCTGAGGAAGCTCAGAAAGCTGCACAGCGCGTGAAGGACAATATCACCGAGAAGTATAAGGAGCTTGACAACCTTCACAGCTTTGTCAATGACAATACCAGCCTAATCAACTTAGTGAACCGCCTTCCTGATGAACTGCATCACCAGATTATG GTTCCGTTCGGGAAAGCTGCATTCTTTCCAGGTCGATTGGTTCACACAAACGAATTTAtg GTTCTCTTAGGTGAGGGCTATTTTGCTGAAAGATCAGCCAAACAAACTGCCGACATTCTTAAGAGAAGAGGAAATATGTTGGATTCTGAAGTTGATTCACTTAAATCTGTGATTGAAGATCTCAAAACCGAGGCTTCATTTTTTGACAAGACAGCCGAGGAAGCTGCA GAGGGTCTTGTGGAAATCAGAGAGGAATATATTGATGATGACGACGATGATGGTGGTGAAGAAGGTTTTGAAGAAAGTATGTCAAATTCAG TTCAAGGCCAAGAAAATTCAAATGCACCTAATGTGTCTGTAGCGGATAGTGCAACTGGAGTAATTGATGACCAAGAATATGCTCGTATGATGGCTAGATTTGATGAGCTTGAGAAAGAAGAACTTGAATTAGAAGATATTGAACATCAGGATGAAGATAAATATGATGAAGATCTTGATACTCAG GACAAAGAGCATTCAGATGGAAGGTCTTATGGCAATGTGTTCTCTGATGTTTCTCATCCAGAAGTTGCTGCGACATCAAAT AAAAATTCGAGTTGGCTGCCAATACGTAAAG cAGATGAGTCCTCTTTTACGAaagctttaccacaaacccttgTGGGTAAATCAGTTGTTGAAAATGTTCCAACTGTGTTGAAGACCAGTGTTCAGCCAGTATCAAAGTCAAAACCCAAG GTTGGTGCCTCGATGTCTAATCAAGATGCTGGAAGTCTAATGTCAAGGCAAGCTATCAATAGTCTGAAG GCCTTCAGTGGCTCAATCGTAGAGAGGACGGTTGATGTGCCAACTAACTCCAAGAAAGAGACTACTAGTCAGGAG CCTTCAAAACCGATTTCGAGGTTTAAGATGCAGAGGAAAGGCGGTCAAATCTGA
- the LOC141601445 gene encoding uncharacterized protein LOC141601445 isoform X6, whose translation MEARGKGTVTSLSSLFPAEEAQKAAQRVKDNITEKYKELDNLHSFVNDNTSLINLVNRLPDELHHQIMVPFGKAAFFPGRLVHTNEFMVLLGEGYFAERSAKQTADILKRRGNMLDSEVDSLKSVIEDLKTEASFFDKTAEEAAEGLVEIREEYIDDDDDDGGEEGFEEIQGQENSNAPNVSVADSATGVIDDQEYARMMARFDELEKEELELEDIEHQDEDKYDEDLDTQDKEHSDGRSYGNVFSDVSHPEVAATSNQKNSSWLPIRKADESSFTKALPQTLVGKSVVENVPTVLKTSVQPVSKSKPKVGASMSNQDAGSLMSRQAINSLKAFSGSIVERTVDVPTNSKKETTSQEPSKPISRFKMQRKGGQI comes from the exons ATGGAAGCACGGGGTAAGGGAACAGTGACATCATTGTCATCGCTGTTCCCGGCTGAGGAAGCTCAGAAAGCTGCACAGCGCGTGAAGGACAATATCACCGAGAAGTATAAGGAGCTTGACAACCTTCACAGCTTTGTCAATGACAATACCAGCCTAATCAACTTAGTGAACCGCCTTCCTGATGAACTGCATCACCAGATTATG GTTCCGTTCGGGAAAGCTGCATTCTTTCCAGGTCGATTGGTTCACACAAACGAATTTAtg GTTCTCTTAGGTGAGGGCTATTTTGCTGAAAGATCAGCCAAACAAACTGCCGACATTCTTAAGAGAAGAGGAAATATGTTGGATTCTGAAGTTGATTCACTTAAATCTGTGATTGAAGATCTCAAAACCGAGGCTTCATTTTTTGACAAGACAGCCGAGGAAGCTGCA GAGGGTCTTGTGGAAATCAGAGAGGAATATATTGATGATGACGACGATGATGGTGGTGAAGAAGGTTTTGAAGAAA TTCAAGGCCAAGAAAATTCAAATGCACCTAATGTGTCTGTAGCGGATAGTGCAACTGGAGTAATTGATGACCAAGAATATGCTCGTATGATGGCTAGATTTGATGAGCTTGAGAAAGAAGAACTTGAATTAGAAGATATTGAACATCAGGATGAAGATAAATATGATGAAGATCTTGATACTCAG GACAAAGAGCATTCAGATGGAAGGTCTTATGGCAATGTGTTCTCTGATGTTTCTCATCCAGAAGTTGCTGCGACATCAAAT CAGAAAAATTCGAGTTGGCTGCCAATACGTAAAG cAGATGAGTCCTCTTTTACGAaagctttaccacaaacccttgTGGGTAAATCAGTTGTTGAAAATGTTCCAACTGTGTTGAAGACCAGTGTTCAGCCAGTATCAAAGTCAAAACCCAAG GTTGGTGCCTCGATGTCTAATCAAGATGCTGGAAGTCTAATGTCAAGGCAAGCTATCAATAGTCTGAAG GCCTTCAGTGGCTCAATCGTAGAGAGGACGGTTGATGTGCCAACTAACTCCAAGAAAGAGACTACTAGTCAGGAG CCTTCAAAACCGATTTCGAGGTTTAAGATGCAGAGGAAAGGCGGTCAAATCTGA